The following are encoded in a window of Acropora muricata isolate sample 2 chromosome 6, ASM3666990v1, whole genome shotgun sequence genomic DNA:
- the LOC136920914 gene encoding trimethyllysine dioxygenase, mitochondrial-like: MEYSRLLTRICSKHNVLLSSMRLRQVFGSSVQTRSNASPSAASNSVISSISSDYESVHVSWKDGGSSKFHNVWLRDHCRCYECYNATTHQKEFNILDVPLSIKPVDVAVNKDNGLSITWPDHHKTHYDAEWLKKHSHVESNLPAVTRRLGKQQNSFLWDKNTIESNFPRPFEFAKVVSDQEELNALFRSIINYGFAVVEGTPTSVSAIEKIAARLGGFVKETHYGKIWEFSNEVMEHADTAYTSGYLRGHTDGTYFSHPVGIQMLHCVGHEGTGGLNLLVDGFFAAEKLRQTDRESFDFLTSRSIRFEYNSEELLLKAHGPIIELDPFDGTFSQIRFNNYDMAALDYLKYEDVAQFYKALREFTAITADPNNQLWFKLTPGALLIMGNWRVLHGRSGFTGKRMMQGCYVSMDDFFGKYRAMTFDS; the protein is encoded by the coding sequence ATGGAGTATTCAAGGCTTTTAACTCGCATTTGCTCAAAACATAACGTATTGTTGTCATCGATGCGTCTCAGGCAAGTGTTTGGTTCCAGCGTACAAACCAGATCGAACGCATCTCCATCTGCAGCCTCGAATAGCGTGATCTCGTCGATTTCTAGCGACTATGAATCCGTTCACGTGAGTTGGAAGGATGGAGGCAGTAGTAAATTTCACAATGTATGGCTCAGGGATCATTGTCGGTGTTATGAGTGTTATAATGCCACAACACATCAGAAGGAATTCAACATTTTAGATGTGCCTTTGAGCATTAAACCTGTCGATGTTGCTGTGAATAAAGATAATGGCTTGTCAATAACGTGGCCAGATCATCATAAGACACACTATGATGCAGAATGGCTGAAAAAACACTCTCACGTGGAGTCGAATTTACCAGCGGTGACAAGAAGATTGGGGAAGCAGCAAAACTCTTTCCTATGGGACAAAAACACCATCGAATCGAACTTTCCTCGCCCGTTTGAATTTGCCAAGGTTGTTTCTGACCAGGAAGAGCTCAATGCACTTTTTAGGAGCATAATCAATTATGGCTTTGCGGTTGTTGAAGGAACGCCAACATCGGTCAGTGCAATTGAAAAGATTGCGGCAAGGCTGGGTGGCTTCGTAAAAGAAACACATTATGGCAAAATATGGGAGTTCTCAAATGAGGTCATGGAACACGCTGATACCGCATATACGTCTGGGTATTTGCGTGGGCACACCGATGGTACCTACTTTTCACATCCTGTTGGTATCCAAATGTTACATTGTGTAGGTCATGAAGGTACTGGTGGTCTTAACTTGCTGGTTGATGGCTTCTTCGCAGCTGAAAAGCTACGTCAAACTGATAGAGAATCATTTGATTTCCTGACGTCAAGAAGCATCCGCTTTGAATACAATTCTGAGGAACTCCTTTTGAAAGCACATGGACCAATCATTGAGCTTGATCCTTTTGACGGAACATTTTCTCAAATTAGGTTTAACAATTACGATATGGCTGCTCTAGATTACCTGAAGTATGAAGATGTGGCTCAGTTCTACAAAGCTCTTAGGGAATTTACTGCCATTACAGCTGACCCTAATAACCAGCTTTGGTTCAAGTTGACCCCAGGTGCATTGCTTATTATGGGTAACTGGAGAGTTCTTCATGGAAGGTCAGGATTCACAGGTAAACGGATGATGCAGGGATGCTATGTCAGTATGGATGATTTCTTTGGAAAGTATAGAGCTATGACATTTGATTCATAG
- the LOC136920933 gene encoding large ribosomal subunit protein bL12m-like: MNIESTGATTLPMMAFDIFNMASRTGFRSLRLLASSKAQSYSNLRYTWRASIQRWQFCAGCMRHDSTLAAPSPDNSAKEYPEKIRGIVDDISKLTLLEVSDLNELLKTTLKIEAAPMMPMMGAMSTAAAPSQEVEVEEGKEEPTEFTIKLIKFDAANKVKLIKEIKNMVPGLNLVQAKKFVEDLPQNVKEKASKEEVEEVKKVLEAVGGTVEIEA, from the exons ATGAACATAGAGAGTACTGGGGCGACAACACTTCCCATGATGGCTTTTGATATATTCAATATGGCGTCCAGAACTGGGTTCAGATCGTTGAGACTTTTGGCATCTTCAAAAGCACAATCATACAGTAATTTAAG ATACACATGGCGCGCATCAATCCAAAGATGGCAGTTTTGTGCAGGCTGTATGCGGCATGATTCCACCCTAGCAGCTCCTTCTCCTGACAACTCGGCGAAAGAATATCCGGAAAAGATCAGAGGAATTGTTGATGACATTTCTAAACTAACTCTCTTGGAAGTTTCTGACTTGAATGAATTGCTGAAG ACGACACTTAAAATAGAAGCTGCTCCAATGATGCCGATGATGGGGGCAATGTCGACAGCTGCTGCTCCATCTCAG gaggTAGAAGTGGAAGAAGGGAAAGAAGAACCAACAGAGTTCACAATTAAACTTATAAAATTTGATGCTGCCAACAAAGTCAAGCTGATTAAGGAAATCAAGAATATGGTACCTGGACTCAACTTGGTTCAG GCCAAAAAGTTTGTCGAAGATCTCCCACAAAATGTAAAAGAGAAAGCAAGCAAAGAAGAAGTAGAGGAAGTGAAAAAGGTTTTGGAAGCTGTTGGAGGAACTGTAGAAATTGAAGCCTGa
- the LOC136920911 gene encoding pre-mRNA splicing regulator USH1G-like: protein MSDLYHKAARDGVLELLKTATKRDANRRDEDGMTPVHYASSCGNVEALRLLVSKGGDPDKPNQDGSTALHLAASCGQLNCLSFLTNFGANIWALDNEGRTALEEGALRGRMECVRHLDGLIAIHMMRNQKNVERQRKQAKKAMMKRNRKQEKNMQSREIEYEKKVAQETRQRSKSEINGVRGSWATNGTTLLDQNYTGSPFSELTIGGFDESSNTPEKGSIKSNSSKKFRSIRAMGALRSKFSSLRGSNSDPKILGQRSLNDSGMFEDMSIRSPSFLDRLESTAVESQVGSLSSDSNDPFEAEESDLAYGHVVKNYDNKGNVTTHVHYELKDSAKLSNGSVASRTTRSSQRSNLSSSLHDIHSLKSIELEDTYSQSDMGVDNIDTKSLVTFMASLNLELFTPFLVNESIDLNTLTLCSDTDLKDIGFPLGPRRKLLDAVKKRTMVINHPGPMSDSKI from the exons ATGAGTGACTTGTACCACAAAGCTGCCCGAGATGGAGTTCTTGAACTTttgaaaacagcaacaaaacgcgACGCCAATAGACGAGATGAGGACGGAATGACTCCCGTGCATTACGCCTCAAGTTGCGGCAACGTAGAGGCACTGCGATTGCTTGTTTCTAAGGG AGGGGATCCGGACAAACCAAATCAAGATGGATCAACTGCCCTTCATTTAGCTGCAAGTTGTGGCCAGCTAAATTGCTTGAGCTTTTTGACTAACTTTGGTGCCAACATCTGGGCTCTGGACAATGAAGGCCGAACTGCGCTTGAGGAAGGAGCACTTCGTGGACGAATGGAGTGTGTCCGTCACTTGGACGGTCTAATTGCAATCCACATGATGCGCAATCAAAAAAATGTTGAACGACAGAGAAAGCAAGCCAAAAAAGCCATGATGAAACGAAACAGAAAGCAAGAGAAGAATATGCAGTCCAGGGAAATTGAATACGAGAAAAAAGTTGCCCAAGAAACAAGACAGAGAAGCAAATCAGAAATCAATGGGGTGAGAGGTTCTTGGGCTACGAATGGGACTACACTGTTGGATCAAAATTATACTGGCAGTCCATTCTCAGAATTGACAATCGGTGGTTTTGATGAATCTAGCAATACACCTGAAAAAGGGAGTATAAAATCAAATTCATCCAAAAAATTCAGAAGCATACGAGCCATGGGTGCCCTGCGGTCAAAATTCAGCTCCTTGCGTGGTTCAAACAGTGACCCAAAAATACTCGGCCAGAGGTCATTGAATGACTCTGGCATGTTTGAGGACATGTCAATAAGATCACCTTCATTTTTAGATCGATTGGAGTCCACAGCAGTTGAAAGTCAAGTTGGGAGCTTATCATCTGACTCCAATGATCCATTTGAAGCTGAAGAGTCAGACCTTGCTTATGGACATGTTGTAAAGAATTACGACAACAAGGGAAATGTCACAACTCATGTGCATTATGAGCTGAAAGATTCGGCCAAGTTGTCCAATGGCAGTGTTGCGAGTCGCACAACTCGCAGCAGCCAACGGAGTAATTTGAGCTCCTCACTCCATGACATCCACAGTTTAAAATCCATTGAGCTTGAAGACACTTATTCTCAATCTGACATGGGAGTGGACAACATAGACACCAAATCACTGGTTACTTTCATGGCATCTCTCAATTTGGAACTATTTACACCTTTTTTGGTTAATGAAAGCATTGACTTAAATACTTTAACCCTGTGTAGCGACACAGACTTGAAAGACATAGGTTTTCCTCTTGGACCAAGGAGAAAATTACTGGATGCTGTAAAGAAAAGAACAATGGTAATAAATCATCCAGGGCCAATGAGTGACTCCAAAATATAG
- the LOC136920931 gene encoding HUWE1-associated protein modifying stress responses-like, whose amino-acid sequence MDGRDREDFEGGSEPLGFTNWEKQCIEQLETREDLDERFEVEKEQALQRLRNLFQNAATACAQLYKERHNRSASSDRLWSPFQDTANTITLLYKDGADCYKRGMDQGFQSGYQKRNRDVLSWAKKKKKIIFREDLLSYLAGRSPPRRNHEARHTLTTAVGSNEMILPSGVGPNNVDSSAQWCPFNAFATRPEINTSAFFATGGGLGSYHCPRRRSHSDANFADTESREGRKRSACSTDITMESPSHKRNRYF is encoded by the exons ATGGATGGAAGAGATAGAGAAGACTTTGAAGGAGGGAGCGAGCCTCTAGGCTTCACAAACTGGGAAAAGCAATGCATTGAACAGCTTGAGACACGAGAAGATCTCGATGAGAGATTTGAAGTTGAAAAAGAGCAGGCATTGCAGCGTTTGAGAAATCTCTTCCAGAATGCGGCAACAGCTTGTGCGCAGTTGTACAAGG AACGACATAATCGCAGTGCATCTTCTGACCGATTATGGAGCCCTTTTCAAGACACTGCGAATACAATAACTCTTCTATATAAAG ATGGTGCTGATTGTTATAAGCGTGGCATGGATCAAGGCTTCCAGTCTGGCTACCAGAAGCGTAATAGAGATGTTCTTTCATGGgctaagaagaaaaagaaaataatatttcgtGAAGATCTATTGTCATATTTGGCTGGTCGTTCACCACCCAGACGGAACCATGAAGCAAGACACACTTTGACAACTGCCGTAGGTTCTAATGAGATGATATTACCCTCTGGAGTGGGCCCAAATAATGTAGATTCAAGTGCCCAGTGGTGTCCATTTAATGCCTTTGCTACACGACCAGAAATAAACACAAGCGCATTCTTTGCCACTGGTGGAGGCCTAGGTTCTTATCACTGTCCACGTCGCCGAAGCCACTCAGACGCCAATTTTGCAGATACTGAATCCAGGGAAGGCAGAAAGCGATCAGCATGTTCCACAGACATTACTATGGAATCACCATCTCACAAGCGCAATCGCTATTTCTAA